ACGACTTACCACGCATCGTGAGTCGCTGGGGAAATGACGGCCAATACCGCGAAGCGAGCGCCAAGTTGTTCGCCACTTTACTGCATGGAATGCAAGGCACGCCTTACATCTATCAAGGCGAAGAAATTGCCATGACCAATGTGCAGTTTAACCAACTCGATGACTACCACGACATCGAAATCAAAAACAGCTACCAAGAAAAAGTGCTTGAGCAAAAAAGCTTAAGCCACCAGCAATTTATGCAAGGTGTCTATAAAAGCGCTCGCGATAATGCTCGCACGCCAATGCAGTGGGATAACTCCGAAAATGCAGGCTTTAGTTGTGGGCAGCCTTGGCTCAGACTTAATCCTAATTATGCTCAAATTAATGTCGCCGCCGCGCTGGATAATCCAAACTCGGTGTACTATCACTACCAGCGTTTGATTGCCCTGCGAAAATCTGAAGAGTATGGCGATACTTTAGTTTACGGCAGCTACCAGCTACTGCTCCCGGAGCATCAACAGGTGTTTGCTTACCTTCGTCAATATCAGGGTCAGCGTTTATTGGTGCTGGCCAATGTATCTGCGCAACCACAAACGCTTAACTTAGATTACCAACTAGAGAAAGTGGTGCTGGATAACCTTCAGCCAGAAGATGAATTGGAGGTTGATTTAGCTCAGCTCTGCTTAGCGCCTTACCAAGCGCTTATTTGCACGCTAGCGGATTAAACAGCGATGCAGTATTGAGCGAGCTAATTGGCCAACGATACTTAGCACTTTACTCGGCGGTAAAGCGCTAAGCCGTTAGTAGTTTATTCGCTAAGGGTGTATTGCTCTGATAAACGATGGCACAACCACTTATACAAATTAAACGCTTTTGGGCTGTTGCTAGTGGGTAATAAATCATCGTCTAGAAAAGCTTCACCCTTAAAGGTAAGCACATCACGTTGCTGTGACACTTCACGAACTTCTATCCCAGGAATAAAGTCTTCGTGCTCACGCAGTAGCTGATTGGCCAGATCAATCAAATCTTGTTGGCTTATTGCTTGTTTAGTCATCACACCATGAGTATTTGGGTAAATATGAATTTTAGCATACACAGATGTGCCAACTTACCCTAGTGCTAAGATCAAAACTTATGGCGCTTTTCTCAGCTTAAAAAACTGAGAAAAAACGCAATAAGCCAAGTAGCTAAACCGCTTGTTTTTTACCGCGCCATTGTTGTATCAATAAGCCACTAATAATCAACACTAAACCTAAGTAGGTGGCGGGTTCTATCACCTCGTTCAGAAAATAGCTGATAAAAAACAGCGACAAAAATGGCGATATAAAAATCAGGTTGCTGATACGAGCAGTATTGTTAGTAAATTTTAATGCCAATACCCAACAAACAAAGGCGATGCCCATTTCAAATAGGCCTACATAAGCAGCGCCCAGCCAAGCCTTTGCATTAAAGCTAGGTAAACCATCACTCCACCAGCAATAAGCCAATACCATGGGTAGACTAAAGCAAAAAGCCACCAGCAAGCTGGCTACAGGATCGCCGGAGTTACGCGTATTAATGATCCAATAACCGGCCCACAACAAGGTGCTAAACAATGCCAATACTACGCCAAGCACACTATCAAACTGCATGCTGAGCAAGTCACCCCGGGTAGCAATCACCAGCACTCCAAAATAGCCAAATGCCATGGCAATAAGATCTTGTTTACGCAGTTGCTGTTTTAAAAAGGGCACGGCCAACAAGGCCAAGGTAATCGCCCAAGTGTAATTAAGTGACTGAGCCTGCTGAGCAGGCAAGAGTTCATAGGCTTTGAATAACACCAAATAGTAAAGAAAGGGATTAATCGCTCCCACCAGCAAAAAGAAGCTAGGCCGCTGCTTGGCATAGCTGAGTGCCAAGGGCAGTTTGCGTTGCCACAACAACACGCCACTTAATAGCAATATGGAAGTGATTGAAGCCAGCAATACCAATTGAATGGGGCTTAGCCATTGCAGTGCCAGTTTAAAAGCAGTGGCTACAGTAGACCACATTAACACTGCACTTATGCCAAACGCATAGGCTTTCGTTTGTGTATTCATTATTACTTTACTATTTCCTACTAAGGCGCTCAGTGTATTCGGCATAACTGGCTAGAACAAGCCTTTAACAAACGAATCTATCGCCTAATCCAAAAATCTTAGCTAAGGAAATAAAAGCCTTAAACAATGCGCAAGAATGGAAAAGAAAATTGTTCATAAACTGACTAAACTGATTTCAAGTCAAGTATTTGAGTCCAACATGGCAAGCCAACAGCAACGCATCAATGCAGTAAAAATACACCTAGAGCAAAGGCTTGATAGCCCACTGGATATTGAACAGCTGGCTTCTTTAGCCTGTGTTTCACGCTTTCATTTTTGTCGGCTATTTCATGCTTATGTAGGTGAGAGCATTTATGCTTATCGCAAGCGTTTGTTGTTAGAGCGGTCCTTAAACCACCTTAGGTTTAGTCAGCAAACATTAGTCGATATCGCCAGCCAAAGTGGTTATCAAAACCAAGCATCCTTCAACAAAGCGTTTAAGCAACAGTTTGAACAAACGCCACTGCAGATAAGAAACCAAGCTTGGCTTGAGCCTAAGCAGCATCCGGTAAAACCCAACAAGTTCCCCCCTCAAGCGGCCGGCCAAGTTGAGGTAATAGAACTCGCGCCACAATCGGTGTTAAGTAAGCGAGAACTAGGCCCTTATTTACAAGCCGCTCCCAAAGCCTGGCGCCAGCTGCTTAACGCTTGCAATGGCATGGGCTTAGATACTCAGCAAGCTACTATGCTTGGCGTCTCCTACGATGACCCCAGCGTCACCCACCCAGAGCAAGTGCGTTTTGATGCTTGCTTAAGTTTGCCGATTGAACAACCAAGCCCCGAAGCCTTGCCCAGCACTTCACAACTGGCCGAACTGGACATACAACAGCTCACCTTAGCGGGCGGACTATTCGCCAAGCTGCGCCACTACGGAGGCTACGCCAACATACCTAGCAGCTACCAAGTTGTATTGCGCGACTGGCTGCCGCAATCAAGCTATCAACTTCGAGATGCCAATTGCTTAGAAATCTACCACAATCAAACTGCCGATGACGTCCCCGAACAAACCTTAATAACAGACATTCTACTGCCCATTCACTAAGCGAAGATAAATGCCATGACTAACTCGATTAACTACGCCAGTTTTAGTGAGTTCAGCGACCCACAACACTATTTAGCGCAACTGCCAACTGGCCAAGCGAGTGTTGTAGAACTGGTGAAGTGTGTGCAAAACAACCTAGTTCACCCCTATTGGCTACAACACTACCAACTCGACCCAGATTTCACCCAGCGCTTAAACGAGATGCAAACTCGCAGTGTGCAGCAAAAGCTTAGTTGGTTAGATAATGCCGAGCAACCGCTGCTTGCAGACAAGCCAGCCAGCCAAAGAATGCTCGGAAACTGCCGCGATTTTGCCTTGCTACTTTGCACATTATTGCGCGCTCAAGGTATTGCTGCGCGCTTGCGTTGCGGTTTTGCCAGCTACCTCGGCATGCATAGTAACGAAGACCACTGGATATGCGAGTACTGGCAAGAGCAGCAACAGCGCTGGGTAAAGGTAGACGCCCAACTTGATGCCAAGCAACAAGCGCTGTTAGCCATCACTTTTGATCCGCTAGACCTGCCAGCAGAGCAATTTATTTACGCAGGAACGGCCTGGCAACGTTGCAGGCAAAAACCGGAGCTAGCCGAACAGTTTGGTATTCTGAGCATTACTGGCTGGCCTCTACTGCAAGGCAACTTATTTCGAGACATATTTGCCCTAAGTAAGGTCGAGTTACTGGCTTGGGACAGCGGCTGGGGGCTCAATCAGCACTATTTCAAATGCAGCCAATCCAGCCAAGGTTTACTACTGCTAGATCAACTGGCAGAGCTAAGTGCTAGCTCCTTAGCCGAACAAGCTTTAGCACAAACTAAAAGCCAAGAGCTGGCGTTTCCAGCTAACTGGCAATGGCAGCACGCTCCCAGCATTGAAGACTTATTGCAACAGCACCAACGCACTGTAGAGCCCGAGAAAACGACAATTGACAAATAGAATAATTAAGCTATATTTCGCGCTATTAATATAATACAAAGTAATTGAAATAATGCTCCCCCTGCACAAAGTTCTTGGCCTATCGCTGCTGTTTAGCCTAAACGCCTGCAATAATAATAAACCGCTTACTGACGAAGACTACGCCCTCTATAGTCGCTATACCCTAGATAACCAAAGTAACTACAATCTCACCTTTAGCAGCCAGCTAATGTCACAGGCAGACACAGTAACCACGCTGTCGTTTCAAGGCCAAATAGCCTCGGGAGAACGCAAACAAATACTGGCTTACTTTGACCTTAGCCAAGCCACTAACCCCCCTTCAAGTAGTTTTAAACAATTGCAGCTGTATGCTGATTCTGGTCAAGGTGAACAACTTGTTTACCAGCTTATTGACGACGAGCACTGGCAGTTGCAGCCTAGCGACAGTAATCAAGAAAACTATCTACTAACCATAATTGACGCCGATTTAAACTGGTAAGCTCCCTAAAATAGGCCCACTGAAACGCTATACTCACAAGCTTAATTTTGCTACTCTGCGCGACCTTTTTTGCAGGTATGAGGCCTAAGTTATGAGTCGTTCAATTGCCGGTTTTGATTTTGGAACCTCTAACTGTGCAGTGGGTATTATGCAAGGTAAGCAAGCGCAATTAGTGAAGCTACCCGAGCACGGCAATTACATGCCTTCTACCTTATTTGCCCCTCAATCTGAGATGATTTGCGGCTGGTTATATCAGCAGTTAGACGCTCAAGGCAAAGCGCAAGCCTTCCAACAAGCACGTGGACAGCAACTTAGCGCTAGCTTACGCGCCTTAAAAGAGCTCAAGCTGGATGGCTACGATGAGCACCTAAGCTTTGGTCAACAAGCGCTAAAAGAATACTTAGTCGACCCCGCCGATTGTTATTACGTGCGCTCACCTAAATCATTTTTAGGTGCAAGCGGCATTCGCGAACGTCAACAGCAACAGTTTGAAGATATCGCCGCCGCCATGATGTGGCACCTAAGCCAGCAAGTGAAACAAAGTGGCCAAGCTGAATTGGCCAAAGTGGTGATTGGTCGCCCGGTTAACTTCCAAGGCTTAAACAGTGAAGTGAGCAACCAACAAGCCATTAGCATTCTTAGCAATGCTGCCCGCTTTGTTGGTTTTGAGCAAGTTGAGTTTTTGTACGAGCCAATGGCAGCAGGTTTGAGCTACCAACAACAATTGCAGCAAGAACAGCGAGTATTAGTGATCGACATCGGCGGCGGAACCAGCGATGTATCGATGTTGATTATGGGACCTGATTATCTGGCTACACGCGATCACCAAGAGCTTGTACTTGGCTACAACGGTGAACGGATTGGCGGAAATGACTTCGACATCGCGCTAAACTTTGAAACCCTGATGCCTAGCCTTGGCGCCAAACTGAACTTAGCCAGTGGCCAGCCAATGCCAATAAAACCCTTTTGGGATGCAGCGGCGATTAACGACTTCCCAGCGCAAACTCGCTTCTACGAAAAAGATACTCGTTTATTGCTGCAACGCCTACTTAAAGAGCCGCAATTAAACCCTCTTAGAGGCTTGTTACGCTTAAACGAAGAGCGACAAACTTACCAGTTAAGCGCCTGCGCCGAGCAAGCTAAAATTGCCTTAAGTGAAACGCAAACTACCTCTGTGGATTTGTCTTACCTGATAGAGCATCTACAAGTTGAAGTCTCTCAACAAGCCTACCAACAGGCTGCCGAGCGACTACTTAACAGCATCGCAGCACTTAGTGATGATGTTATCGCACAAGCGGGTTGCCAGCCTGAGGCGATCTTCTTAACTGGCGGCAGTGCTAATTCACCAATGATTAAGAACTTCTTGGCCAAGCGCTATCAAGCACCTTTAATCAGCGGCGATAATTTTGGTAGTGTGACCAGCGGCTTAACCTTGTGGGCCGACCACATCTTTGAGTAAGTTTTACAACTCATAAACTTGTGGTGCCAGTTCCACTCGATTTTTGCCACCTTCTTTAGCGATATACAATGCGCTGTCGGCACGGGCAACCAGCGCTTCGGGACTAGCATCATAGCTGCTAAGCATCGCTAAACCCAGGCTAACGGTGGTGCTAAAACTATGCTCATCTTTGGTCACTTCAAGCTCGGCTAGATGTTGGCGCACCCGATTGGCAATTAGCAAGGCTTGCTCTTGCACAGTATTAGGCAACAATAACAAAAACTCCTCTCCGCCCCAGCGACATAAATAATCACCATTGCGCAGTACCTTCAAGCTTTCAATAGCAAATACTCTCAAGGCTTCATCGCCAGCAGGGTGACCAAAGCGATCATTGATTTGTTTAAAGTTATCAATGTCTAACAAGATACAACATAAGGGCTGTAACGAGCGTTTACCGATGGCAAACTCCTCGGTGAGAGTCACACTCATAGAACGGCGATTCATCAATCCAGTGAGGGGATCATGATTTGCCTGAAACTCTAAACGTCGCTGATCATGATGTTGCTGAGTCACATCCATCATCACAGATTGCACCGCCGGTTTGTCATTCCACTTCACCACCGCTTCGCTAATGTGCAGCCAGGTCGAAGTGCCATCGCGGCGCACGTTTTCGGCCACTACGCTGTTACTCTCCACCTCGCCTTGAATCAAGCGTTCATGTAATTGAATAGCTTGTTGTTGGTTTTCTTCGGGGATAATAGACAATAGGCTGTCCAACTTAAGTACTGCTTCTGGGCTGTCATAACCTAGAATATTGGCCATCGCTTGGTTGCAATAAAGCGGTTCAAAAAAGCGGTGTACCATAATCCCCTGCAAAGAAGACTCTGTTAACAAACGATAGCGTTGCTCACTTTGCTGTAGCTTTTTCTCCGCAGCAATTTGTGGTGAAAAATCCACTAGAGTAATTTGCAAAGCAGGTTTGCCCTGCCACTCGGTGAGGTGATCAATAGTTAACACCGAGAATTGCTCACCGTCTCGATTATAGTTTTCGTAGACCCTTACCTTAGGCCGCGCTTGGCCACTCATTACCGCCTCGTAAGCGCTAATCGCTTCGTCGCGATCATCTTCAGCAATCAGTTCCAGTAGAGAAGGCAAGGCCATTATATCTTCAGCACTATCGTAACCGAACATCTGAGCATAGCGTTCGTCAGCGAACAGCGGTAAAAAGTCTCGGTGGATCACTATTCCGTAATAAGCACTAATGTCAGAAACTTTGCCCATACTTAACCATACTTAACTTAAGGTAATTTAAGCGTAGTCAGGCAAGCTTATGAACTCAACTGTCGGCGGCTAACTACCACTTAATTAATAGTACTGTTACATTGCTACTAGCTTTACAAAAACCTGAGGAAAACCAATGCGAACCTTGTTAAGGGCCTGCCTGTTAATACTCGGCCTAAGTAGTTTCACCCTAGCCTATGCCGAAGAGCCCTCATCCATGCTTGAGTCAGACTCTCCGCAACTAAATATGCAATTACAAGTAGAGGTAGTAGGCATAGATAAAGCTGCAGCTCAGGCATCGCAAGCCTTGCGAGACATTGCCGATAGCGTTAATCAGCTGGCTAGCAATCCTGATCTTAGCCCCGAGCAGCAACAGCACTTTAAGCAAACCCTTAACGCTGTAGAGCAACTAAGCCAACAGCTGGATAGCAGCTTAAAACAACTGCCCAATACCGTAGCGCAAAGCACCAAACCCATTGTGAATTTAGCCGATAAGCTATCTAGCGAAGTGCAGTTTTGGGTGATGATCATCTTAGTCAGTGTGGTGATAATCATAATTGTGGCCTTGTTGGCCATTTACTTTAGTGTACTGGCACCCACTAGCCGAGCGGTGCTTAGCGCCACCGGGCAACTTAACCAGCTGGCATCTAGCTTAAAAATAACCGCAGAACTGGTAGAGAAAACTTCTGCTCAAAATCAACACTTGCTAGAGCACTTAAGACCAGCACCACAGCGATTTAATCAACGTCAGCGCTCTAAAATCACTAATAAATAACCGGCCTACAAAATAAAAAGCCAGCATCTCTACTGGCTTTTTCGAAGCTGCGATTAAAGCTTACTCCCCCAAAAACCCACCGGTTTGATGCGCCCATAGCTGACTATAGATGCCTTCACCTTTGATTAATTCAGCATGAGTACCCTGCTCTACAATCTCGCCTCGGTCTAATACAATTAAGCGATCCATGGCGGCAATGGTGGATAAGCGGTGAGCAATGGCGATCACCGTTTTACCTTCCATCAACTGATTCAAACTGGTTTGAATTGCCGCTTCTACTTCAGAATCTAGCGCCGAGGTTGCTTCATCCAAAACCAAAATAGGCGCATCTTTTAGCAATACCCGTGTAATCGCGATTCGCTGGCGCTGACCACCAGAGAGCTTAACTCCACGTTCGCCCACATGGGCGTCGTAACCGGTTCGGCCATCTTGGTCATTCAAGTTTAAGATAAACTCATGGGCTTTAGCTTGCTTGGCCGCAGCAATCATTTGCTCTTCGCTAGCGTCGGGGCGGCCATACAAAATATTGTCGCGCACCGAGCGATGCAGCAAGGAAGTATCTTGCGTCACCATGCCAATTTGCGCCCGTAGGCTATCTTGGGTCACTTGGCTAATGTCTTGATCATCAATCAAAATAGCCCCGCCTTCTACATCGTGAAAGCGCAGCAGTAAATTAACCAAGGTGGTTTTACCGGCACCAGAGCGCCCCACTAAACCAATCTTTTCACCGGCCTTTATTTGCAAGTTCAAATTATCAATCACGCCGCTTTTTTCACCATAGTGGAAACGAATATCGCGGTAGTGAATGCGACTCTCGGTGACGTTGATAGGTTTGGCATTGGGTTTATCGGTAATGGATTGCTCAGTGGTTAAGGTAGTCATGCCATCAGCCACCGTACCGATGTTTTCAAACAGCGAACCAATCTCCCACATGATCCACTGCGCCATGCCATTGAGGCGCAATACCAAGGCAATCGCGACGGCGATTGCGCCTACCGATACATCGCCCAAGGTCCATAGGTACATCGACAGAGCAGCAATGCCAAAGGTAAGCAGATAGTTAGACAATTGAACCGAAAAGTTAAGCCCAGTAACCAAACGCATTTGCTTGTGCACCGTTACCAAAAAGGCATCCATGCCCTCTTGAGCGTAATCGGCTTCTCGCTGACTATGAGAAAATAATTTAACAGTAGCAATGTTAGTGTAGCTATCTACAATGCGGCCACTCATTAGCGAGCGGGCATTAGCTTGCTCAGTAGAAATACGTTTTAAACGAGGAACAAAATACAGTTGCACCCCAATATAGGCAGCTAACCACAGCAACATGGGCCAAATAAGTCGAATATCGGCCTGCGCCACCAGCACCACCATGGCTGCAAAATAAACCAAAATATAAACCATCAAGTCGAGCAGCTTCATCACAGTTTCGCGCACCGCTAATGAGGTTTGCATGACTTTAGTGGCAACTCGTCCAGCGAAATCGTTAGCAAAAAAAGACACGCTTTGGCGCAGTAAATAGCGGTGAGCCGACCAACGGATCGCCATCGGGAAATTGCCCAATAAGGCTTGATGGATCAGCAAAGAATCTAGCAAAATAAGCAGCGGCATAACCACCAGCAGGGTGATGGCCATTAACCACAAGGTTGAGGCTTCTTCACTGAAAAAGGTGGCGGGATCTTTATTTCCCAGCCAAT
The Agarivorans aestuarii DNA segment above includes these coding regions:
- a CDS encoding DMT family transporter translates to MNTQTKAYAFGISAVLMWSTVATAFKLALQWLSPIQLVLLASITSILLLSGVLLWQRKLPLALSYAKQRPSFFLLVGAINPFLYYLVLFKAYELLPAQQAQSLNYTWAITLALLAVPFLKQQLRKQDLIAMAFGYFGVLVIATRGDLLSMQFDSVLGVVLALFSTLLWAGYWIINTRNSGDPVASLLVAFCFSLPMVLAYCWWSDGLPSFNAKAWLGAAYVGLFEMGIAFVCWVLALKFTNNTARISNLIFISPFLSLFFISYFLNEVIEPATYLGLVLIISGLLIQQWRGKKQAV
- a CDS encoding sensor domain-containing diguanylate cyclase; this translates as MGKVSDISAYYGIVIHRDFLPLFADERYAQMFGYDSAEDIMALPSLLELIAEDDRDEAISAYEAVMSGQARPKVRVYENYNRDGEQFSVLTIDHLTEWQGKPALQITLVDFSPQIAAEKKLQQSEQRYRLLTESSLQGIMVHRFFEPLYCNQAMANILGYDSPEAVLKLDSLLSIIPEENQQQAIQLHERLIQGEVESNSVVAENVRRDGTSTWLHISEAVVKWNDKPAVQSVMMDVTQQHHDQRRLEFQANHDPLTGLMNRRSMSVTLTEEFAIGKRSLQPLCCILLDIDNFKQINDRFGHPAGDEALRVFAIESLKVLRNGDYLCRWGGEEFLLLLPNTVQEQALLIANRVRQHLAELEVTKDEHSFSTTVSLGLAMLSSYDASPEALVARADSALYIAKEGGKNRVELAPQVYEL
- the yegD gene encoding molecular chaperone, which encodes MSRSIAGFDFGTSNCAVGIMQGKQAQLVKLPEHGNYMPSTLFAPQSEMICGWLYQQLDAQGKAQAFQQARGQQLSASLRALKELKLDGYDEHLSFGQQALKEYLVDPADCYYVRSPKSFLGASGIRERQQQQFEDIAAAMMWHLSQQVKQSGQAELAKVVIGRPVNFQGLNSEVSNQQAISILSNAARFVGFEQVEFLYEPMAAGLSYQQQLQQEQRVLVIDIGGGTSDVSMLIMGPDYLATRDHQELVLGYNGERIGGNDFDIALNFETLMPSLGAKLNLASGQPMPIKPFWDAAAINDFPAQTRFYEKDTRLLLQRLLKEPQLNPLRGLLRLNEERQTYQLSACAEQAKIALSETQTTSVDLSYLIEHLQVEVSQQAYQQAAERLLNSIAALSDDVIAQAGCQPEAIFLTGGSANSPMIKNFLAKRYQAPLISGDNFGSVTSGLTLWADHIFE
- a CDS encoding AraC family transcriptional regulator, with product MEKKIVHKLTKLISSQVFESNMASQQQRINAVKIHLEQRLDSPLDIEQLASLACVSRFHFCRLFHAYVGESIYAYRKRLLLERSLNHLRFSQQTLVDIASQSGYQNQASFNKAFKQQFEQTPLQIRNQAWLEPKQHPVKPNKFPPQAAGQVEVIELAPQSVLSKRELGPYLQAAPKAWRQLLNACNGMGLDTQQATMLGVSYDDPSVTHPEQVRFDACLSLPIEQPSPEALPSTSQLAELDIQQLTLAGGLFAKLRHYGGYANIPSSYQVVLRDWLPQSSYQLRDANCLEIYHNQTADDVPEQTLITDILLPIH
- a CDS encoding transglutaminase-like domain-containing protein, producing MTNSINYASFSEFSDPQHYLAQLPTGQASVVELVKCVQNNLVHPYWLQHYQLDPDFTQRLNEMQTRSVQQKLSWLDNAEQPLLADKPASQRMLGNCRDFALLLCTLLRAQGIAARLRCGFASYLGMHSNEDHWICEYWQEQQQRWVKVDAQLDAKQQALLAITFDPLDLPAEQFIYAGTAWQRCRQKPELAEQFGILSITGWPLLQGNLFRDIFALSKVELLAWDSGWGLNQHYFKCSQSSQGLLLLDQLAELSASSLAEQALAQTKSQELAFPANWQWQHAPSIEDLLQQHQRTVEPEKTTIDK
- a CDS encoding DUF2498 family protein, coding for MYAKIHIYPNTHGVMTKQAISQQDLIDLANQLLREHEDFIPGIEVREVSQQRDVLTFKGEAFLDDDLLPTSNSPKAFNLYKWLCHRLSEQYTLSE
- a CDS encoding ABC transporter ATP-binding protein, whose product is MFSFFEGLTVPFPKQEPTQPPKGLYQFCRHYCAGMGKPLLFMSVVSALIAICEVALFGFMGQLVDWLGNKDPATFFSEEASTLWLMAITLLVVMPLLILLDSLLIHQALLGNFPMAIRWSAHRYLLRQSVSFFANDFAGRVATKVMQTSLAVRETVMKLLDLMVYILVYFAAMVVLVAQADIRLIWPMLLWLAAYIGVQLYFVPRLKRISTEQANARSLMSGRIVDSYTNIATVKLFSHSQREADYAQEGMDAFLVTVHKQMRLVTGLNFSVQLSNYLLTFGIAALSMYLWTLGDVSVGAIAVAIALVLRLNGMAQWIMWEIGSLFENIGTVADGMTTLTTEQSITDKPNAKPINVTESRIHYRDIRFHYGEKSGVIDNLNLQIKAGEKIGLVGRSGAGKTTLVNLLLRFHDVEGGAILIDDQDISQVTQDSLRAQIGMVTQDTSLLHRSVRDNILYGRPDASEEQMIAAAKQAKAHEFILNLNDQDGRTGYDAHVGERGVKLSGGQRQRIAITRVLLKDAPILVLDEATSALDSEVEAAIQTSLNQLMEGKTVIAIAHRLSTIAAMDRLIVLDRGEIVEQGTHAELIKGEGIYSQLWAHQTGGFLGE